The Magnolia sinica isolate HGM2019 chromosome 3, MsV1, whole genome shotgun sequence genome includes the window AAATCCAGAATGGCCCACTTATAAACCCCAACGGTTGGACAGTTCCAAGGACCTTATCACATTCACGGACTGTTAATCAAACCTGTTAATCAAGTCTCACTACCGAAGATGAAGTGAAGATTTAAAAATAGCTGggtccaatgctcaggtgggccacgcccacATGAACTTAGAGGTTTTCAGGGGCATTTATACATTGTTCCCATTTGTCTAGCCCACTGGAGTTTCTTAACATGCTGATCTTTCATGTTCAGTTGAAATAAGGGTtctcatctgatggacggggtcAATTTACATAGAaaacattgtgggccccacctaatttaAACAGCCAGTCCTGGAAGTATAATTAAGGGGATATTCGGACGTTATCCCTTATTAATATCTAATTAGGACCTGTTCCTACATTTAGAATTTGCATGCATGGAATGTGATTGAAGATCAGTCgtttaattttcttggatctcccATGCCCAGATATTCAACGGTGTTAAACCTAGGGCATACTAAATATCTGTGCGCAGGATCCTTCTATAGAATATTGAGGCATGTGTACAGTGATCAAAGCCTTGGGATGATTTAGGCCACTCCCCAAAGTTTGTAGAATTCAAATGATCATAGCCATTCATTATATGGGCCGatccactcattaagtgggccataaccTGACACTAACATCCGACCCATGAAAAGTCAGTCACAtggaatggacagtccagatggaTGATGTGACCATCTCCTCCAAGTCCAAAAGCTCCGATTACATTAACAGCAATGTGGCACCCCCTTGTACATGTACGATCCGTCATCAAGAGATCCAGCCCGTTGATCCTAACCCCACAATGGACAAATGATgtttggaatttaaaaaaaaaaaatacaaaaacaaaaagatccGAAATCAAACAATTGCAACCGGTCTTACGAGTAGAACACGAACGGTCCTAAATAAATGCACGGGATCACGCCATCTGTGCTGTAAATAGGACTGATGATCTGGGCCATGCTAGGCCTGACATGGATTCAGGCATTTGCTTGGCTAGACATGAACATGGGTGGATGGTTTTCTGACGTGGCAACTTGGACCGACTAGCCCAGTCCTGGGTTGGTGAGTGACTCGTCCGAGTCAAGGATATTAGGGAGGGTGACTCCGTGATACTGAACCGGATCAGACTCGACCGAGTCTGAGTTGACTTAGCCGGACCCATTTGTAGCTAGGTTTATCCCCATAAAAATAAAGTATACCTATCTTTACCATTCTTTGTGGGAGATAAACACAAGAGCGTGCATAAGGCCGTTTGCCAGGAAAACGGAAGTGGCGGTATTTATGATTTAttagccattcatcaagtgggttgaTCACACCATGGACTAATAATCGTGCGATTCCAATCCATCAGTAATTTGCAATTTGAAACAGATGTTTGATAGTGCCATTTGTGAGGAGACGGTCCACTCAGGTTCCTGACTCAACTCAATTACTAGTCTTTGTCAGCCAAACGTTTGTAGAGTTACAAAAGATTCCCTTTTAATGAATGCGGAAAAGACCCATATCAATAATTATAATTTCACATATGGACAAATCTTCAATATCTTCTTCATTCGCAATGAAATATTTTCTTGGCTTACTCCAAAAAAGTCTTGTTTTTTTTGGAAGATCTTTCTCATTGTCTATTTACTGCATAGTTCTACTCTGCAAGTAGTCGGAATCACGAATCATTCTTTAATATGCGTTGTTCCAATACTTCTATGTCAGCATTAGTTATTTGTTCTAATTTGATATAAATTCATATTTTTTGGGAACTGGTTAGAATGTGATCGAATCTATtaatataagttttggtttagttttaggtCTCTTTGATAGAAAGCTACAGTGGATTGGCTTCAccttgtaaaatacctaaatgccctttattttattttaaaacccttccaatGTCTTTTAATTATTCATAGTTTAGCTATCAAAAATTTATTTGTCATACAAAACTTTGCCCCTGCCTTCTAGTTCTAAATGAAGTTTCCATGCAACTGGCGAGGTGTGTCGTGTAGGAACGCTGTCCAGAAAAGGGCTGAGCCTGCCCAAACACAGGTCGTTTGTGACCTGGGTTTTAAAATCCAGACCAAAACTGGCCAGAAACCCAGTTAAACCAAGGTGGACAACCATTTTCTTAACAAAAATGCAGTGCCATACATGAGGGTTGGACCCAAAAACCCCAACCtggaaaacaaacaaacaaacacaagTGCCAAAaccattttgttttttaaatccTTGTTTGTTTGAGTTTAACTAGACTCTCAGGTTAATATTCCAAATTCATATCAACTATTAAGAACCTCACTAATACACCAAAAGCCCTAGGACTGATGGAACGCATTAATTTAGGCTATTAAACCCTTGGGATCGTAATATCGACATTGAAAGAGATTCTACTTGGGCTATTAAACCCTAGAGATTCTACTTAGGCTATTAAACCCTTAGGATCGTAATATCAACATTGAAAGAGATTCTACTAACCAAAGATAATGATGCAAATTGAAAATGAAATCCAAAGACGGGGAGAATCAAACTATCTTTTGAATCGTTGAGATGGCCGATATGAATATATACATACTCAAAACCATTGGTGGAAGTGTTCTGATACAACAAATTGAATTACATCTTCCCATCAATCATGGGAATCTTTACAGGAATTCATCAATAGCAGGCAGATGAATAGTCGAGAGAATCACATTCCGAAGCCCGATCTGCATTGAAACCAAGAGAGTGAGTTCCTGTTTGGAGTAGTTCAAATGCCCATCGGGAACAGACAGGACTTGAATAGCCTTCGGCACACCACCGCTTCCAGCTTCCATGCATCCATTTCATTCTCCATGCAGGGCTTATACTGAAATGAACAAGAGCAGCGTTTTCAATTCACTTCTCTTCATTGCCAGCAGGCAAAAGCACCATTCTTCTCCTCCTTTgacttttcttccttcctttccttACTGTTTGTGAAATGGGTATCTGAGAAATCCATCCCAAAGGTACCAAAGCTGCTACAAACTGCAATAGAATCCCGACAGACAAGTTCGAATAGTCCTCAGATGATATGCCGATCAGATATGCCACCCCAACACCTAAAAACCCACTGAATATTGAAGATAAACACAGAGCTGAAGCTAAGAATGCAATGAGTGATCCTTCGCACCCCCGTGGGCATACATTCGCAAACAGCACCAAGAAGGGCAAGATCTTAAATTGAGCGACCGCTTCTGCTAAAGCCGACACGCATAGGACATAAGCCTCGTTAGAAATTCCAAGTCTGAGATTGATCTGTTTTACCAAGAAGAGATCTGCCAGAATAGAGATAGCATACGTGATCTGGACACCACAAATCAGTTTCCGCATGGGAATCCTTTTCAAGGTTCGATTGTAAAAGACGGTTGCAGATAAAACCATCAATTGTCCAATCACTTTAGATAGCCCAATGATCGAAGGCTTGAGCTTTAGGCACTGCATTTGGTAACAGTATGTGGTTCCTGATAGCATTGGAACAACCGCAATGGAGGCTATAACCCAAGAAAGAGGACGGAAAATGTGGTCTTCATTGACGGCTGTGATCAGGTTGGAGAACTGTTTGCTTAGGTTTTCCGATATGGATTTCTGCACGAGATGATGAGATGGGCGTCGGGGTGCATCAATCATGTTCTCTCTTGTAGTTAAGGAAGCCGCAAGTTGGAATGAAAGTAGGAGAGAAAACACAAGAAACAATATTTTGGGTTGTTGGGTTTTCTGTAAGAAGAGTCCTCCAGACAAGTTGCCTAAGATCCCACCTGCTGCTAGTGCCATGAATGCATAGGATTGGAGCTCGCCCACTTTGTGTTTTTTACCAAATTCAGCTATGAGAGCGTCACTTGCAACTTCTGTGAAGGATGCGCCGAGGTTGCTCAGCAAAATGCATGCCATTTGAGTCGGAAGAGTTACACCCGTGATTGGAATCAAAGCCAGTGTCCCCCATGACAGAACCTGCAAAAGTACTGCAGATATCGATCAAAATTAGCTCAACAAGCCTCTTTGGACTTCAACCATCTTGAAGTTTTAAGCCCTTCAAAGACCCAGAATCATAGATTTCATTCGCATAATTCAGCATTAGTTTTACTAGTAGCCCATTGAGAAGTTGCAAGATACGGACACTTCATGGATGCCATTCAATCAGCCCAACAGAGCACTTTTAGAGGATGATTAGAAACAATCGGAGATTGTTCAAAATTCTCCCATAGAAGATGATTCATCAGCTCATCATAAAAGGGAATTATTTGATAATGTGGCAGCATAAgacacttgatacacatgcacataGAAATCGCACACGTTCTGTGGATGAGCTCAAACTAAACAAACTAAATTTTGGAACCCATTGTCAATAATTCAGTCCCAAAATCAAAGGAGTTGAACAACCCTAACATCTGATTGATGGACACTTGTTTCTTGAAATAGGATCTATGCTAATAATCCAATAAATGTCTGCCAATCTAATAGTCAGATAAATAATCTTGATTTTTCATTCATAATACATCTAATTTGGATAGTTCAATTTGATTAATTCTTTGCCATGTGTGTAATTTCCAAGAATTTTCAGCATGCCTGCATATCATTTGTCACACTACCAGAGTAAAGTTCTCTCAaacaaaataagaaagaaatgtttttttttttctcaaactaatcaagaaagaaatgctaattgaaaagggaaaaaaaaaaacatgattggATTAGAAAGAAGTGTTTTTTTCTCAAACTAATCAAGAAAGAAATGTTAATTAAAAAGGGGGGGAAAACATGATTGGATTAGTAAGATTCCTTTTCCAATAATAGCTGATCTTCTTAATATACATTAAGAATAGAAACCTGTTAACAAACATCCACAAATTCAGTAATTGACGATAAAAACCCAAAAAAGGCAACGATTGTCCAAATGGAACTACAGATTAAAACCCATCaataaaaaccttttttttaaaatgtggAGACAggaattaaaattataaaaaaaaaaaaaaaatcaccacgaATTTTATAAATATTACAAATAAGAAGACCACCATTATTATTCAAGATGGTAAGAAACCTAAACATATCAAAAACAACAAACAGAAGTCCAAGTGACAATTCAACACTAACACAAACCAGAGAGGTATATTTCAGTAAATTCACACACAACCCAATCAATAAAACACACATACAAACAAATCCAAATTCAATGAGATAGTGACCTAACTCATTGGGAAATAACATTGACCCAGATATGATTTCCATTCAAACACAACCCTTTCACATTCTATACAGATAAAGAAACATCAGAAGCAAACAAAGAACATAAAATCAACGCCATCatggccttgtcccagctatCTGGGTCAGATATCATATAAGAAATAAGGATTTTCATGATTGCTCGGCAAAAGTTCAATGACTGGCTGGCAACCGACATCCCTATCCTACCTGAGCTTGGATGTCATGTAGCTGGaggaatttccaaaaataattcccaaaataaaaaaaataataatgaaaaagaCAACCAACCTCCAAAGGATATGTAAGGGAGTCTATGAGCAGCTCCAATGTAAATGGCATCAGACAGGACACCAAACAGAGGCTTAGCTACCATGGGCAGATTAGCAGTGTACTGCACCAGCTGCAGTGTGGAAGGGTGGAGGTTAAGACCTTGGGCCATGTGGAAGTTGAGAGCCAGCCAAGGGAAGCATCTGAACCCTTGGATCCAATACCCAAAACCACACAAGACCAACACCTTTGAATTACCCAGATGGAGAAAATGGCTGTTGTTGGTGGAGGGAATAGGAGGAGAGGTTTTGGAGGTGGGAATTGGGTCTAAGAGAGGTTTTATGAGATGGGTGTTTGATTTTATGGAATTGTAGGTGTTGGGGGATGAGATTTTTGGGTTTTGGTGGGAATTGGAGAtggaagagaggaaaagagatggCGGTGGTCTTGGTGTGATTGGAAAGATGGGGCGCTTCGGTTTTAGAGCGGGCTTTGTTATGGAGATAATCATGGTTAGTGTTTGATTAAGGGTTGAGATTATATTGGATTAGGGAGGAAGAGGAGGGTGAGAGACTAGCTTGGAATGTCAAatgcagagaaagagagagagagagtgtgtggagCTTTTTAAACTATAAATTCCGATGTACCAACGTGTGTGAGAAGGAGAGAGGGCATTCCCATTCCAGGGAGGACGCGGAGTTCCTGCCAAAGCAATTCGCAGGGAATTCTGGCGCAGGGATGCTGggcggggtccaccatgatgtttttgagaaatccaccccgtccatacgtttttcgagatcattttaggaattccTACCAAAATATacgtgtatcaaaaactcaagtggaccacaagagaggaaacagtggggattcaatgagaaccgttgaaacattcgtatggccatgaaaagttttgtataagtcttaacttttttgttttttcagttcatcccagcgttaatgaccttattaacggtttggatggcgtataaacatcaacgtggagtccaggaaggtttcaacgttgggcatttctttccccaaatttccctcttgtgtggcccatttgagttttggatacacctcatttttggttgaatcacctaaaatgagctcgcaaaaccgATGGtcggacggggtagatttctcacaaatatcacggttgGCACCACCTAGCATCCCTTTGCAGGAACTTCCTTCCAAAGGCTGATTTGGCGTCCAGGGTTTCAGTGATCTAGATCGTTGATCTGTTGGCCTGATTTGGTGGTTAAGATCTTAGGGGAGATATTGAAGGTACAGCTGGGCCCCATGGAATCCACTGAAAAGCAAGTGGTGTTTAtgattcattgatccagaccattggcctgTTGGATGGCACGTAGGTGGACCATGCCTCAAAGgtcttccagattggaagatgtTAGCCGGCCATGTTGGGCTTTTTTCAGTTCAGCTGGCCATTGCTGTATTTTTTTGACCGTTTATTTTCAGGCCACAAAATGAAAGCTTAGGATCGTCccattgaaattatttttagcacaccctccatccatgatggggcccaacagaccaatggtctggatcactgaactatgCTCTCCACTTGCATAAAATGAAACTTGCCTGTATATATAAATATGAGAACGGAAATGAGAGTGTTTGCCTGTTTGGTATTCCCAAGAGAGGAGAGAGCACTCCACAGGACACTCTTTGGCTGGATACGGTGACTTGGAAATGTTAAAAATATCTGTTTCTCTCTCTTGTTTGCTAATGAGTTtactttgtggagcccaccagagtaccgatcaacctaatttttaggCACGATTGAGAACAGGGGGGTTTtatatgatggacggagtggattggcCCAACATTATGGTAGGTCCCCAAACAAGTACAAACATCACAGATTAACCGTCCTCCGAGAAATCATGGATGATCATCTTTTGGAAATCGGACTGCGTACTTACTCcgtatgcttttatcgtactgagtaaactcagtagggcccactttgaatgtatgtgatttatccacgccgtctatccgtttttccagatgatTTTATCGGTTGATCcgaaaattaaagcatatcaaaagctcaagtggaccaatgcagaggaaatagtgggaataatgatttcgaccgttcaaacctttctagggctcactgtaacgtttatttgtcgtccaacctgttcatagagtaaaaaagacatggatgaaggggaaaaaaaaaaaggaaaaaagttaaGCTTATCAAAAACTTATGTTGCCCCcaaaagaatttttcaacggtagatgttcaattcacactatttcctttggtgtggtccacttaacctttggatatgcttcatttttgtagtAAAtaactaaaattatctgataaagcGGATAgacagaatggataaaacaaataaatcatattGTATCCTATAGAGCTCACTTAGTAtgcttagtgtactgagttactggtacgcaatccgcttcccatcttTTGTGAGGGagacttttccttttcttttggacgcggattgggtggATCTCGGGAACCATAGTCTCGGTGGATCcataactgtggggcctactgtgatgtatgtgttttatatcaaagctgttcatccgtttttacagttcattttaggacttgaagcTAAAAATAAAGAAGGTCGAACtatgaggtggcccacactacaggaaacatgtGGTGATTAAACGTTcacgattaaaaacttcataatgccttctatattgtttatttgacatccaacccgttggtaagatcacacagacatggatgaaaggaaagaaaaaatatcagagtttgatccaaaaaatttatggcacaaagaagtttttaattgtaggcgttcaatcaaaactgtttcttgtggtgtggttcacctgagatgcagatttgtttcaattttgggatcatgctctcaaatgagttggaaaaacggatggacggcgtggatgtaaaacacaaGTATCACGTTGGGCATCACAGTCACGGACCCACGGAACGTGGGTCATTTGATTTTGTAGAGTACCATGTACGTCCTCTAACCGATACACGCAAGGGAGCGGATTGCCTGAGGCCCCGGCACGGTGCccggggctttgtggggtccacagatatgtatgtgacaaatccactccgtccatctgtttttaaaggcCACAATAGTGCGAGATTCTTAATAAAAAGGaagatataaaactcaagtgggccacaccaacaaaacattGGTAATAGAAACGTTCACAGTCGAAACCTTCCAGTAGGTACCatgatatttatctgccatctaaaccCTTCGTAGAATTATTACCAATAAGATAAACAATAGGAAATTGTTGTATTAGATATCTTAAATCTAATCCGATACAGAGTCTATCAATGTCATCGACTGATTGTTcaatgtcaccttcgatgacatcgaatggtgaTAGATTCATTGAATGTTTTCGGGATTTCTTTTGTTGGTCGCTAGATATATTGGTGTcaattttcaatgacatcgaaggtgggtCGAGTAATTAAAAATTTCCGCAAAATCCATGTTTAGTCGCTGGACTCTTTTAGTGTTTCTTCAATGACATGGAAGGTTTACGCAAATTCTGcaaattttgtttcctattccagttCCACTTGTTTCTAAGTCTATAAATAAGGGTGGATACAGGACTAGGAAGTATTCTAAGGGAATTTCTAAGgcattctagggtttctaaaagggttttagggtttaaggGGTGGAGAAAAGaagaggtttgaggattgctcaagtcgggtaagtcctctatctttgtaatttgtgctttcatagtggaataaTTTTCTGTCATTTTGTATCGTGGTTTTTTCCagcaagggtttttcacgttaaatatcTATATTTcttatgattgcttggtgctcttggattgctattttAGATTTATATCCGTGTGATTCCACAGACCAaatcccaataagtggtatcaaagcaatcgttagggcacagatctgaatctgtagGATTAGCATCAATGAGAAACGCTaagtttgatattaagaagtactcaggcaaaaataattttgaactatggaagatTAAAATTATTAGTttattaactaagcaaggcgaaGCTAAGGCTCTTAAGGAGTAGAAAACAACTATGAAAGATAAAGAATGAGTGACTCTTGATAGTAATACTTTAGCCTCCATCCATTTGTGTCTCACAGTTGAGGTTTTCTACAATATCATAAGGCaaaaaactgcggctaagttatgggcgacgTTAGAGGATGTTAATGCGAACAAATtatctgaaaatcacctacacttgaagctacagtggtatAATTTCAGGATAGTAgatggtggagatctggaggtccacatcagcaactttaataaattggtgtgCAAATTACTGGATATACAGAAAGTAATCAAAGataaggaacaagcatgtatgttgttgaattctcttataGCATCGTATGGGTCATTCAAGGACACGATATGCGCCACAAATAAAATCCTAAGTGttaacaccgttatctcagcctttcaaggaaagactatgagaaagcttaaAGGCAACATGGatgcatcttccgatgcactaatTACGAGGGGCAGGAATTTTGAACAAAGTATAGGATCTTTAAGCTCTAAATCCAAATCTAAAGGCAAGGGCAAATGTAAGTTAAAGTGCTAGAACTGTAGGATGGAAGGACACATAAAGAATAATTGTGTATAtcataaatctaagagagaagaatctaacGCTTCATACAGGGAGACCAATGCTGCCATATCAGATGGaacgagtggatgtgatggtgatgtcttgACTGTGTCTACAATCAGTCGCCTATACAATGATTGTGGGGGGGAGTGGATTCTAAAcacaggggcatcctttcacatgactcctcatcggagttggttcaccagctacagggacTGCAATGGTAGATAGGTGTTTATGGACAATGACAGTGCATGCAATGTTGTAGCCGTTGGTacagtgcacatcaagatgtttgatggggtggagcgtaccttgactgatgtcaggtacgttcctgatttgaataagaatttgatttctcttagtgtacttgaggcaaaaggatgcaagctCACGAGTATTGATGGTGCCTTTAAATTATCTATGGGGGTATATGTTATCATAAAAGCGCAATGACTCggtaatctttacaggttgatagggagcacttcaacaagtggagctgcagtggctgtAGTAGATTaaacctctgcacgtgtgtggcatgctgggcatagCCACATGACCTGGCGGGGTATGAAGGCTGAGACGCACGGACGGAGATACAGAacaagtggagcagccacctgtgaaaaAAATCACACAGTATAAttgcaggatatcggcgaggtacatgaacGACTCTTATATCGCATATACTCTCGTTATAGACGAGGAGGATCCGTCTACTTTTCAGATGGCTCAAGGTGAGTCTAATGCTGAGAAGTGGAAAGTGACTATGAacaatgtgatggactcgttgtatcaaatcgacacatgggagctggtggagcttccagtgggccggaaagtggttggatgcaggtggatcttcaatgGGATACAACATAAATACAGAGCGGGGCTGGTAGCATAGGGTTCTGCTCAAAGAGAATGGATCGACTTCTCAGATATATTCGCGCCGACGGTATGACAGGTGTCTATAAGATTCGTATCGACACtggttggccaatgcgatctcgagctgaaaaggatggatgtggagtctgcattTCTGTACAGGAAATTGAAAGAGCAaatctacataaagcaaccagagcggttcgatgTTTAAAGGGGCTGAAAAAAAAGTTTACAGGAAGTCATGATACGACCTGTCGCTTAGGCAGTgaaataaaatttgattccttcattaTGAGTAAggaattatatgttgatgacatatagaTCGCCCATGAtgtcatgtctgaaatcaacgtactaagGACACGATTAagtgggacattcgagatgaaggatTGAGGGGCTGCAAAGATAGTTCTCGACagtgatattcatagagactggaaagaggagtaggctttggttatctcagacaaaataccttgagtaggtattgatcaagtatacGATGGAttaggcaaagccggtgagcgttccttacgcggctcacttcaagttttcttCAAAACATGTtccaaaatagatgaggaaaagcagaatATGTCTCATAGGCCTTATTTGAATACGATTGACAGTGCATGTCATGGTCTATATTAGATCGATTATTTCATAGGCTATAGGTATTGTGAGCAAATATCACGGCTAGCAACATGGGATGACGatatggttacttcgatacatacGAGGTAAAGAAAACTACGTCTTATTTTTGGAAAAGACAGGAGTAAAGATATTAGGGCATATGGGTTCAAattcggcagacatgctcaccaagatcGTTCCTTCAgataagttcaagttctgtacaaATTCTCTGGATTTGGccatggcgtaaaagaaggatggagtgtgcacgagaaacaTTAACCGAAAGCTATGATGAGATGCAGAGATAAGAGGGGAGGTCAAGAAGCCACACGGGTGAAGATTGatgacatgatggagattgttgtattagatgtcttaaatctagtaTAATACAGAGTCTATAGATGCCATTGACTGACtattcgatgtcaccttcgatgacatcgaataacgACCGATTCATCAAATGTTTTGGGAATTTCTTCTGTTGGTCGCTAACATATTGGTGTcaattttcgatgacatcgaagtcgaGTCGAGTAATCGAGAATTTTCACAAAATCCATGTTTACTCGCTGAACTCTTTTAGCGTCTCTTCGACGACATCGAAGgtgtttcgatgacatcaaagattcaCACAAATTCGTTTGCGGA containing:
- the LOC131240629 gene encoding probable folate-biopterin transporter 8, chloroplastic isoform X2 — encoded protein: MPFTLELLIDSLTYPLEVLSWGTLALIPITGVTLPTQMACILLSNLGASFTEVASDALIAEFGKKHKVGELQSYAFMALAAGGILGNLSGGLFLQKTQQPKILFLVFSLLLSFQLAASLTTRENMIDAPRRPSHHLVQKSISENLSKQFSNLITAVNEDHIFRPLSWVIASIAVVPMLSGTTYCYQMQCLKLKPSIIGLSKVIGQLMVLSATVFYNRTLKRIPMRKLICGVQITYAISILADLFLVKQINLRLGISNEAYVLCVSALAEAVAQFKILPFLVLFANVCPRGCEGSLIAFLASALCLSSIFSGFLGVGVAYLIGISSEDYSNLSVGILLQFVAALVPLGWISQIPISQTVRKGRKKSQRRRRMVLLPAGNEEK
- the LOC131240629 gene encoding probable folate-biopterin transporter 8, chloroplastic isoform X1 yields the protein MIISITKPALKPKRPIFPITPRPPPSLFLSSISNSHQNPKISSPNTYNSIKSNTHLIKPLLDPIPTSKTSPPIPSTNNSHFLHLGNSKVLVLCGFGYWIQGFRCFPWLALNFHMAQGLNLHPSTLQLVQYTANLPMVAKPLFGVLSDAIYIGAAHRLPYISFGVLLQVLSWGTLALIPITGVTLPTQMACILLSNLGASFTEVASDALIAEFGKKHKVGELQSYAFMALAAGGILGNLSGGLFLQKTQQPKILFLVFSLLLSFQLAASLTTRENMIDAPRRPSHHLVQKSISENLSKQFSNLITAVNEDHIFRPLSWVIASIAVVPMLSGTTYCYQMQCLKLKPSIIGLSKVIGQLMVLSATVFYNRTLKRIPMRKLICGVQITYAISILADLFLVKQINLRLGISNEAYVLCVSALAEAVAQFKILPFLVLFANVCPRGCEGSLIAFLASALCLSSIFSGFLGVGVAYLIGISSEDYSNLSVGILLQFVAALVPLGWISQIPISQTVRKGRKKSQRRRRMVLLPAGNEEK